A single Zootoca vivipara chromosome 1, rZooViv1.1, whole genome shotgun sequence DNA region contains:
- the DIO2 gene encoding type II iodothyronine deiodinase produces MGLLSVDLLITLQILPVFFSNCLFLALYDSVVLLKHMVLLLSRSKAAHCEWRRMLTSEGLRCVWNSFLLDAYKQVKLGGEAPNSNVIHIPNGTSDSSSSSRWKSSGGKFGTECHLLDFAKSERPLVVNFGSATUPPFTNQLSAFGKLVEEFSSVADFLLVYIDEAHPSDGWAAPGISSSFDVKKHRNQEDRCAAAHQLLKRFSLPPQCQIVADCMDNNANVAYGVSFERVCIVQRQKIAYLGGKGPFFYNLQEVRLWLEQNFRKR; encoded by the exons ATGGGTCTCTTAAGTGTGGACCTGTTGATCACCCTTCAAATCCTGCCGGTTTTTTTCTCCAACTGCCTCTTCCTTGCTCTCTATGACTCGGTGGTCCTCCTAAAGCACATGGTGCTTCTTCTGAGCCGCTCCAAGGCTGCACATTGCGAGTGGCGAAGGATGCTCACGTCGGAGGGGCTGCGCTGCGTCTGGAACAGCTTCCTTCTAGATGCCTACAAACAG GTGAAACTGGGCGGAGAAGCACCTAACTCCAATGTGATCCACATACCCAATGGTAccagtgacagcagcagcagcagcagatggaaaAGCTCTGGGGGGAAGTTCGGCACCGAGTGCCACCTATTAGACTTTGCCAAATCGGAGCGCCCGCTGGTGGTCAACTTCGGCTCAGCCACCTGACCCCCCTTCACAAACCAGCTGTCAGCCTTTGGCAAGCTGGTGGAAGAGTTCTCCAGTGTGGCTGACTTCCTGTTGGTCTACATTGATGAGGCTCACCCATCAGACGGCTGGGCTGCTCCTGGTATCTCCTCCTCATTCGACGTCAAGAAACATAGGAACCAAGAAGACAGGTGTGCAGCTGCTCACCAGCTTTTGAAGCGGTTCTCCTTGCCGCCTCAGTGTCAGATAGTGGCAGACTGCATGGACAACAATGCAAACGTGGCCTACGGGGTCTCCTTTGAGCGTGTGTGTATTGTACAAAGACAAAAAATTGCCTACCTAGGGGGCAAGGGCCCCTTTTTCTACAACCTCCAAGAAGTTCGACTTTGGCTGGAGCAGAACTTCAGGAAAAGATGA